GGTGGTTGTCTTGCCGTGCGTGCCGGCCACCGCCAGCACCCATTTACCGTTCAGCACATGCTCGCCGAGCCATTGCGGACCGGAGGTATACGGCAGGCCGCGGTCGAGAATGGCTTCCATTAGCGGGTTGCCGCGCGAGACCACGTTGCCGATCACGAACAGGTCCGCGTTCAGGCCGTTCAGCTGGTCCGCGTCGTAACCTTCTATCAGACCAATGCCTTGCGCCTCCAGCTGCGTGCTCATGGGGGGATAGACGCCGGCGTCGCAACCCGTCACGGTGTGGCCCGCGCCGCGCGCGAGGACCGCGAGACCGCCCATGAACGTGCCGCAAATACCGAGGATGTGGATGTGCATAAGCCTGTCGTGCCGCGCGGGCGTTTTTCCTGGAAGGGCCCCTAACCTGCCGCTTCGCGCCAGGCCCCCGAGGGGGCAAGAAAACCTGGGGCGGCCCGGCGTTTTCCTGAGAGGGATGGGAGCGCAGAAGAGCGGCCGAAACGACCGTCTGCAAAGGACGCTATTGTAACCGACGCCTCCGGATCGCCCTACGAACGCCTGGTCCGCGCGGCCCGTGGCCCGACGCGCGCTGCGACCCGCCAGGAAAGGCCGTCATCATTCTCTAGTATGATCGGGGGATGGTTCGCAAATCACACTTCGATCCGCAGCGCGTGCGTGAGGAAATCGCCATCGCGGCTGCGCGCATGATCGCCGAAGACGGTCTGGATTACGCCACGGCGAAGCGCAAAGCGGCCCGGCAGGTTGTCGGCGAGAGCCGCGTTGCCGGCGAATGGCTGCCGGATAACGACCAGATTGAGGAAGAAATCCGGGAATATCAGTCGCTGTTTCAGGGTGACAGCCAGCCTGCGCTGTTACGTCGGCTGCGCTGTATCGCCGTCGACTGGATGGAGCGGCTCGCGCCGTTCAACCCCTATCTGACCGGCGCGGTGCTCGGCGGCACCGCTGGCGAACACTCGGACATTCACCTTCAGGTGTTCTGCGACAATCCGAAAGAAGTCGCGATCTACTTTCTGAACGCGAACATCCAGTACGACGTCTCGGAAACGCGGCATTTTGCCGGCCGCGGCTACGTCGAAACGCTCAGCTTCCTGTGGCGGCCCACTAACGAAGGGCGCGACGCGGAGCCGGTCGGCGTACACGTCGCGCTTTACGAGACCGACGACCTGCGCGGCGCGGTACGCGCCGACACGCGCGGCCGCACGGCGCGCGCGAACCTGCAGGCCGTTCAGACGCTGCTCGACAGCAGCGGCGTCGCTCCCTCAACCAACTAGACTGACCAGGATGAATATGAGACGGATTCTGGCGGGTGCGCTTATCGCCATCGTCGCTGCGGGCGGCGGTGTGCTGGCGAACCACTGGCTGAACGGCGGCGCCGAAGTCGCGCATGCGTCGCAGCCGGCTTCGGCCGAAAGCGCGGTCGCCCAACTGTGGACCGCGCCGGTGACCACGGTGGACGGCAAGCCACAGACGCTAAATTTGCTTAAAGGGCACCCAATCGTCGTCAACTTCTGGGCCTCGTGGTGCGGGCCTTGCGTCGAAGAAATGCCCGCACTCTCGCAGCTTCAGCACGATTACGCGAAAAAAGGCATCCAGTTCGTTGGACTTGGCGTCGATTCGGATAAAAACGTTCAGGCGTTCCTGCAAAAAGTGAAAGTGGCGTACCCGGTCTACGTAACCGGCTTCGGCGGCGCCGACCTCGCGCGCGCGTTCGGCAATACGGCGGGCGGCCTGCCCTTTACCGTCGTAATCGACGCAAAAGGCAACATTCGCTCGACAAAATTAGGACAAATCGACCCGCAAGCGCTGAAACAGACGCTCGACGCGCTTTAAATTTCACATTCTTTTGACACTCACTTACCTGTTGAACGCGCAAAAATACGCGCAAATCGCGCGGATTTGAGAGAAGATGAGCGCCCGCAGCCGTGGCAAAAGGGCGCCACAATCGATCCATACGCGCGGGAAACTAGACAAGTTTCTCTAATCAGCGCTAAAGTGCGCCCAATTCCACGGAAAAAGAAGCGACCATGACGCGACTGCTGGTACTGCACGGACCCAACCTCAACCTTCTCGGTACCCGGGAACCCGAGGTCTACGGTCGCGTGACCTTGCCGCAGATCGATCAGGCGCTGGCGGACCGCGCAGCGGACGCAGGCGCCGAACTCGCGTCGTTCCAGAGCAATCATGAAGGCGCTCTGGTGGACCGCA
This genomic stretch from Paraburkholderia dioscoreae harbors:
- a CDS encoding TlpA family protein disulfide reductase, coding for MNMRRILAGALIAIVAAGGGVLANHWLNGGAEVAHASQPASAESAVAQLWTAPVTTVDGKPQTLNLLKGHPIVVNFWASWCGPCVEEMPALSQLQHDYAKKGIQFVGLGVDSDKNVQAFLQKVKVAYPVYVTGFGGADLARAFGNTAGGLPFTVVIDAKGNIRSTKLGQIDPQALKQTLDAL